The Prunus persica cultivar Lovell chromosome G8, Prunus_persica_NCBIv2, whole genome shotgun sequence genome includes a region encoding these proteins:
- the LOC18768717 gene encoding heparan-alpha-glucosaminide N-acetyltransferase isoform X3, with product MSAAVDVAPLLLPYRDRDRDRDTGSSNEIQSLVPSVPSNGPGASTPSQRLASLDVFRGLTVALMILVDDAGGAFPSINHSPWFGITLADFVMPFFLFLVGVSISLAFKKISNKTTATKKVMLRAINLFLLGLLLQGGYFHGRNHLTYGVDVGKIRWLVPTWEYEAPSMNLSGFASGTQIVYCGVRGSLEPPCNAVGFIDRVILGEHHLYQHPVYRRTKECSVKSPDYGPLPPNSPQWCLAPFDPEGILSSLMAAVTCFVGLHFGHILLHFKDPKQRVLLWSMSAVPLLVFGYVLVILGIPSCKPLYTVSYACITAGVSGLILSIIFYIVDVKHFRKPTVLLQWMGMNALLIYALGACDLFSAGLQGFYWRSPENNLVDGTEALLQAMLHSKNWGTLAFVILEILFWGLVSGFLHMKSLYIRL from the exons ATGTCTGCTGCCGTCGATGTtgctcctcttcttcttccctacagagacagagacagagacagagacacaGGCTCATCCAATGAGATCCAAAGTCTTGTTCCCTCCgtaccatccaacggtccgggTGCATCGACACCTAGTCAACGCCTCGCCTCTCTCGACGTCTTCCGTGGCCTCACAGTCGCG TTGATGATTTTGGTTGATGATGCTGGAGGAGCTTTCCCATCGATTAATCACTCTCCGTGGTTCGGTATTACACTTGCGGATTTTGTAAtgccattttttctttttcttgttggcGTCTCTATCAGTCTAGCATTCAAG AAAATTTCTAACAAGACAACCGCCACAAAGAAAGTCATGCTTAGAGCAATAAATCTCTTTCTCCTGGGGTTGTTACTGCAAG GTGGGTATTTCCATGGGCGTAACCATTTAACATATGGAGTTGATGTTGGCAAGATACGTTGGCTAG TTCCAACTTGGGAATATGAAGCTCCGAGCATGAATTTGTCTGGTTTTGCTTCTGGTACTCAAATT GTTTATTGTGGAGTGAGGGGTAGTCTTGAACCTCCTTGCAATGCTGTTGGTTTTATTGACCGAGTTATTCTGGGTGAGCATCACCTTTATCAACATCCTGTTTACAGAAGAACAAAG GAATGCAGCGTAAAGTCTCCTGACTATGGACCTCTACCACCTAATTCTCCTCAGTGGTGCCTTGCACCATTTGACCCAGAGGGAATCCTAAG TTCTCTGATGGCTGCTGTTACTTGTTTTGTGGGATTGCATTTTGGGCACATACTACTGCATTTTAAG GACCCAAAACAGAGGGTGCTGTTATGGTCCATGTCTGCTGTTCCTCTTCTAGTATTCGGATATGTTTTAGTAATACTTG GTATTCCTTCCTGTAAACCTCTGTACACAGTGAGCTATGCATGCATTACAGCAGGAGTTTCAGGCTTGATCTTAAGTATTATATTCTACATC GTTGATGTGAAACATTTCAGAAAGCCCACAGTATTGCTACAGTGGATGGGAATGAATGCACTCCTTATATATGCTTTGGGTGCTTGTGACCTTTTCTCGGCGGGTTTGCAAGGTTTCTATTGGCGCTCTCCAGAGAACAACCTG GTTGATGGCACAGAAGCATTATTGCAGGCCATGCTCCACTCGAAGAATTGGGGTACCCTAGCGTTTGTAATACttgagattttattttggggtCTTGTTTCTGGGTTTCTTCACATGAAAAGCTTGTATATTAGACTTTAA
- the LOC18768717 gene encoding heparan-alpha-glucosaminide N-acetyltransferase isoform X1, which translates to MSAAVDVAPLLLPYRDRDRDRDTGSSNEIQSLVPSVPSNGPGASTPSQRLASLDVFRGLTVALMILVDDAGGAFPSINHSPWFGITLADFVMPFFLFLVGVSISLAFKKISNKTTATKKVMLRAINLFLLGLLLQGGYFHGRNHLTYGVDVGKIRWLVCAYNLQRISIGYLLASISEIWLVNNIMVDSLADLARKYYTQWLFAIGLCSLYMCFLYGLSVPTWEYEAPSMNLSGFASGTQIVYCGVRGSLEPPCNAVGFIDRVILGEHHLYQHPVYRRTKECSVKSPDYGPLPPNSPQWCLAPFDPEGILSSLMAAVTCFVGLHFGHILLHFKDPKQRVLLWSMSAVPLLVFGYVLVILGIPSCKPLYTVSYACITAGVSGLILSIIFYIVDVKHFRKPTVLLQWMGMNALLIYALGACDLFSAGLQGFYWRSPENNLVDGTEALLQAMLHSKNWGTLAFVILEILFWGLVSGFLHMKSLYIRL; encoded by the exons ATGTCTGCTGCCGTCGATGTtgctcctcttcttcttccctacagagacagagacagagacagagacacaGGCTCATCCAATGAGATCCAAAGTCTTGTTCCCTCCgtaccatccaacggtccgggTGCATCGACACCTAGTCAACGCCTCGCCTCTCTCGACGTCTTCCGTGGCCTCACAGTCGCG TTGATGATTTTGGTTGATGATGCTGGAGGAGCTTTCCCATCGATTAATCACTCTCCGTGGTTCGGTATTACACTTGCGGATTTTGTAAtgccattttttctttttcttgttggcGTCTCTATCAGTCTAGCATTCAAG AAAATTTCTAACAAGACAACCGCCACAAAGAAAGTCATGCTTAGAGCAATAAATCTCTTTCTCCTGGGGTTGTTACTGCAAG GTGGGTATTTCCATGGGCGTAACCATTTAACATATGGAGTTGATGTTGGCAAGATACGTTGGCTAG TGTGCGCATATAATCTTCAGAGGATATCAATTGGATATTTGCTGGCTTCAATCTCGGAGATCTGGCTTGTTAACAATATCATGGTTGACTCACTGGCTGATTTGGCTAGGAAATACTACACTCAGTG GCTGTTTGCTATTGGATTGTGCTCATTATACATGTGCTTTCTGTATGGCCTTTCAGTTCCAACTTGGGAATATGAAGCTCCGAGCATGAATTTGTCTGGTTTTGCTTCTGGTACTCAAATT GTTTATTGTGGAGTGAGGGGTAGTCTTGAACCTCCTTGCAATGCTGTTGGTTTTATTGACCGAGTTATTCTGGGTGAGCATCACCTTTATCAACATCCTGTTTACAGAAGAACAAAG GAATGCAGCGTAAAGTCTCCTGACTATGGACCTCTACCACCTAATTCTCCTCAGTGGTGCCTTGCACCATTTGACCCAGAGGGAATCCTAAG TTCTCTGATGGCTGCTGTTACTTGTTTTGTGGGATTGCATTTTGGGCACATACTACTGCATTTTAAG GACCCAAAACAGAGGGTGCTGTTATGGTCCATGTCTGCTGTTCCTCTTCTAGTATTCGGATATGTTTTAGTAATACTTG GTATTCCTTCCTGTAAACCTCTGTACACAGTGAGCTATGCATGCATTACAGCAGGAGTTTCAGGCTTGATCTTAAGTATTATATTCTACATC GTTGATGTGAAACATTTCAGAAAGCCCACAGTATTGCTACAGTGGATGGGAATGAATGCACTCCTTATATATGCTTTGGGTGCTTGTGACCTTTTCTCGGCGGGTTTGCAAGGTTTCTATTGGCGCTCTCCAGAGAACAACCTG GTTGATGGCACAGAAGCATTATTGCAGGCCATGCTCCACTCGAAGAATTGGGGTACCCTAGCGTTTGTAATACttgagattttattttggggtCTTGTTTCTGGGTTTCTTCACATGAAAAGCTTGTATATTAGACTTTAA
- the LOC18766700 gene encoding uncharacterized protein LOC18766700, which produces MMKMSNKSINGDHHHHRHPDVGRRAWKLLRLALLWARKGGVFRRRLMMELRVVPNFLKSLAHHHHHRNDNQYYFERQLSFDKTPIFPTLKMNRRTSSSSMRFINIPCLNPPLVLDFDDHHEVDMIINNHDQLDDEDDDDDEGMITEDSNTINVHEEKGCADYEDELVDIKADEFIAKFYQQIKLQRQISYLHYSSSTTIHSDACLINI; this is translated from the coding sequence ATGATGAAGATGTCCAACAAATCTATTAATggtgatcatcatcatcatcgtcatccTGATGTGGGTCGTAGAGCATGGAAGCTGCTGCGTCTGGCATTGCTTTGGGCAAGAAAAGGCGGTGTCTTCAGACGACGCCTCATGATGGAACTGCGGGTCGTCCCCAACTTCCTCAAGAGCCttgctcatcatcatcatcatcgcaATGATAATCAATATTACTTTGAGCGTCAGCTGTCCTTCGACAAGACCCCCATTTTCCCCACCCTCAAAATGAACCGGCGaacatcctcctcctccatgcGCTTCATTAATATCCCTTGCTTAAACCCACCATTAGTGCTGGATTTTGATGATCATCATGAAGTCGACATGATCATTAATAATCATGATCAAttagatgatgaagatgatgatgatgatgagggaaTGATAACTGAAGATAGTAATACTATTAATGTGCATGAAGAAAAGGGATGTGCAGATTATGAGGACGAATTGGTTGATATAAAGGCGGATGAGTTCATAGCTAAATTCTATCAGCAAATTAAGCTCCAAAGACAGATTTCATACCTACACTACTCCTCTAGTACTACTATACACTCAGACGCatgcttaattaatatataa
- the LOC18768717 gene encoding heparan-alpha-glucosaminide N-acetyltransferase isoform X2, whose product MSAAVDVAPLLLPYRDRDRDRDTGSSNEIQSLVPSVPSNGPGASTPSQRLASLDVFRGLTVALMILVDDAGGAFPSINHSPWFGITLADFVMPFFLFLVGVSISLAFKKISNKTTATKKVMLRAINLFLLGLLLQGGYFHGRNHLTYGVDVGKIRWLGVLQRISIGYLLASISEIWLVNNIMVDSLADLARKYYTQWLFAIGLCSLYMCFLYGLSVPTWEYEAPSMNLSGFASGTQIVYCGVRGSLEPPCNAVGFIDRVILGEHHLYQHPVYRRTKECSVKSPDYGPLPPNSPQWCLAPFDPEGILSSLMAAVTCFVGLHFGHILLHFKDPKQRVLLWSMSAVPLLVFGYVLVILGIPSCKPLYTVSYACITAGVSGLILSIIFYIVDVKHFRKPTVLLQWMGMNALLIYALGACDLFSAGLQGFYWRSPENNLVDGTEALLQAMLHSKNWGTLAFVILEILFWGLVSGFLHMKSLYIRL is encoded by the exons ATGTCTGCTGCCGTCGATGTtgctcctcttcttcttccctacagagacagagacagagacagagacacaGGCTCATCCAATGAGATCCAAAGTCTTGTTCCCTCCgtaccatccaacggtccgggTGCATCGACACCTAGTCAACGCCTCGCCTCTCTCGACGTCTTCCGTGGCCTCACAGTCGCG TTGATGATTTTGGTTGATGATGCTGGAGGAGCTTTCCCATCGATTAATCACTCTCCGTGGTTCGGTATTACACTTGCGGATTTTGTAAtgccattttttctttttcttgttggcGTCTCTATCAGTCTAGCATTCAAG AAAATTTCTAACAAGACAACCGCCACAAAGAAAGTCATGCTTAGAGCAATAAATCTCTTTCTCCTGGGGTTGTTACTGCAAG GTGGGTATTTCCATGGGCGTAACCATTTAACATATGGAGTTGATGTTGGCAAGATACGTTGGCTAGGTGTGTTACAG AGGATATCAATTGGATATTTGCTGGCTTCAATCTCGGAGATCTGGCTTGTTAACAATATCATGGTTGACTCACTGGCTGATTTGGCTAGGAAATACTACACTCAGTG GCTGTTTGCTATTGGATTGTGCTCATTATACATGTGCTTTCTGTATGGCCTTTCAGTTCCAACTTGGGAATATGAAGCTCCGAGCATGAATTTGTCTGGTTTTGCTTCTGGTACTCAAATT GTTTATTGTGGAGTGAGGGGTAGTCTTGAACCTCCTTGCAATGCTGTTGGTTTTATTGACCGAGTTATTCTGGGTGAGCATCACCTTTATCAACATCCTGTTTACAGAAGAACAAAG GAATGCAGCGTAAAGTCTCCTGACTATGGACCTCTACCACCTAATTCTCCTCAGTGGTGCCTTGCACCATTTGACCCAGAGGGAATCCTAAG TTCTCTGATGGCTGCTGTTACTTGTTTTGTGGGATTGCATTTTGGGCACATACTACTGCATTTTAAG GACCCAAAACAGAGGGTGCTGTTATGGTCCATGTCTGCTGTTCCTCTTCTAGTATTCGGATATGTTTTAGTAATACTTG GTATTCCTTCCTGTAAACCTCTGTACACAGTGAGCTATGCATGCATTACAGCAGGAGTTTCAGGCTTGATCTTAAGTATTATATTCTACATC GTTGATGTGAAACATTTCAGAAAGCCCACAGTATTGCTACAGTGGATGGGAATGAATGCACTCCTTATATATGCTTTGGGTGCTTGTGACCTTTTCTCGGCGGGTTTGCAAGGTTTCTATTGGCGCTCTCCAGAGAACAACCTG GTTGATGGCACAGAAGCATTATTGCAGGCCATGCTCCACTCGAAGAATTGGGGTACCCTAGCGTTTGTAATACttgagattttattttggggtCTTGTTTCTGGGTTTCTTCACATGAAAAGCTTGTATATTAGACTTTAA